From Patescibacteria group bacterium:
AAATGAAGCGATTGCAGAAGAAATTAATTACCTTTAAACTAATCTAGATGAACATCAAAAGCGACATTGAGAAAACCATCGCGATAACTCAAAGCTCTAACAACTTCTATCTTAGAAATTTAGTTAAAGAAATCCTCCAAAACTACACTCTAAATTTTATCTACAATAGCAACTACAGAGATTTAATCTTTACGGGAGGCACTTGTTTGAGGAAAGTGTATGGTTTAAATAGGCTATCCGAGGATTTGGATTTTGATTTTACGAGTAATTTTTCAATCCAAAAATTTTCTAGTGACATTAGAAAGTATTTTGTAACCTCTTTAAAGTTAAAGGGGGTAACAACTAGTATCTCCAACAAAGAAAACACAGTGTTAGTTAAATTCCCTTGGGAAACTCTATTTGACAATCGCAAAGAAAAGATAGCATCGACCGTAATATTTTTGCGTTGCGACTTCTCCAAAATCCAAGGAAAAAAGTACCAAACCGAGGTAAATTTAATTACCGCGGGAAGCTTTTCGTTTTTTGTCAAGTCTTACGATTTACCAACATTGTTCGCCAATAAAATCTTTGCCTTTTTGGAACGCTCTTTTTTTAGGGGAAGCCTGCAGAAGTATCCCTTCAAAGGTCGGGACATTTATGACCTATTTTGGCTAATTAACCTTTCGGCGTCCAATCAGTTTAAAATAAGACCTGATAGGGAGAGAATTAAAGAGTTATTAAAGATTGACAATAATGACGAGCTGTCCGGCTTGATTAGAAAAAAATTAAAGTTGTTGGACTCCAAATTTGTTTATGAGGACTTATTTCCCCTTGTAGAATCCCCAGCCTTCCTGGATCAATTTATTGCAAATTACAAAGAGGTTATTGAGAAAAAAATAGGTTACATATTGTAATCTTCCACTTCGGGGGTGGAAAAAGAGTATATCCCAGCTATTTTGAGCGAACAAATGCAATGCGGTGAGCCGTGTATGCTGTGTTAGGTGACCCAAACGAAGTGAGAGTACAATGTGACCAAGCGAAGCGAGGAATAATACAACAATTAGAATACCTCAATAAGATTGTTTACTAACAATGAGTACGCGACCACAAAAAGAAACCAAATAATAGATTGCAAAATAGTATTCTTGG
This genomic window contains:
- a CDS encoding nucleotidyl transferase AbiEii/AbiGii toxin family protein, with translation MNIKSDIEKTIAITQSSNNFYLRNLVKEILQNYTLNFIYNSNYRDLIFTGGTCLRKVYGLNRLSEDLDFDFTSNFSIQKFSSDIRKYFVTSLKLKGVTTSISNKENTVLVKFPWETLFDNRKEKIASTVIFLRCDFSKIQGKKYQTEVNLITAGSFSFFVKSYDLPTLFANKIFAFLERSFFRGSLQKYPFKGRDIYDLFWLINLSASNQFKIRPDRERIKELLKIDNNDELSGLIRKKLKLLDSKFVYEDLFPLVESPAFLDQFIANYKEVIEKKIGYIL